The nucleotide sequence ATGCAGGTGATCCCGGAGGATCTGCTCGATGAACCGCGCATATTGATCAATCCGACCGGCCGATTCGTTACTGGAGGACCCCACGGTGACACCGGCCTGACCGGCCGTAAGATCATCGTGGATACCTATGGCGGGTACGCCCGGCACGGAGGTGGAGCCTTCTCCGGGAAAGACGCCTCCAAGGTCGATCGATCCGCCGCCTACGGAGCCCGTAATGCCGCCAAGACAGTGGTGGCTGCCGGTCTGGCGACCGAGTGCGAGATTCAGGTGTCATACGCCATTGGCCGTTCAGAGCCGTTCTCGCTGCTCGTCGACGCCCACGGGACGTCGGCCGTCAATCCGACCAAACTTGAGAGACTGGTCGCCGACTTCTTTGACTTTCGGCCCTCTGCCATCATCGACCGTCTGAAGTTGACCCAGCCAGGATTTCTGCAAACCGCCGCCTACGGGCACTTCGGTCGACCCGGATTCACCTGGGAACTGACCGATGCGGCCGATGAGCTAGCCAGGGCAGCGGCAGCACTCTGAGAGCGCTTGTCGTCCCGGCGGTTGCTTCATTCGCGGTCGACAAGGGATTCCGATATGCCCTGGCGGATCATGTGCTCCAGGTCGGTTCGCTCGTACGGGTACCACTTTCGGGCCGACGAGTTCGCGGGTACGTGGTTGGCCTCGAGGATGCAGATCCCGCCGGACTGAAGCCAGTGCTGGCGCTTTCCAGCCCGATACGACTCTTCGATGAGCGCTCTCTTGAGTCGGTGCGTTGGGCGGCCGCTCACTATGTGGCCCCCTTGGCGACCCTGCTTGCCCGTACGACTCCGCCGAATCTTCCCAAGGCACCTCCCGAAAAGCACTACCAGGGGATTGAAACACCCAATACCGTCCTGAGTGAGATCGAGGCGGCAGCCACTTCTGGCCGACGGTCGCCCGGGTGGTTCGTGCTCGGCGGGGGACTCGACAACCTGACGCTATTGGCCGCCGCGGTAGCAGCCACCGGCCGGTCCGTACTCTTGGCTGTACCAACGGCTGCAGAAGTGCGATCGATATCGCAGCGAATCGAGCTGATCGCCCCGGACCGACTGATCTCGGTGAGTCCGGATATGTCCGACGCATCGGTAACTACGGCTTGGTCGCGTATGGCGACTCGCCCCGGCTCGATCGTGGTTGGAACGGAACGTATCGCGTTGTGGCCGATCGCCAACCTGGGGTTGGCCATAGTCGTGGATGAGGGTCGACGATCACACAAGGCTCGCCAGACGCCCACCCTTCACACGCGGGATGTGCTGAGAGCCCGTTCACGCGTGGAGGGGTTTGCGTTCGTCATGACGGGAGTCGCGCCGACGACCGAGGCGATGGCGGCCGGGGTCCGGACGGTGCGGCCCGATCAGCAACGCTTGTGGTCAGCGGTGGAAGTGGTCGATCGGACGGAGGAACCGCCAGGCGGGGGCCTTATTTCGAGTCGCGTTCGAGTGGCTATCGCCGGGACGGCCAACCGTCAACGATCTGTCTTTGTTCTCGTTGGCCGGAAGGGATACGCGCCGGCGTTTCGATGTGTGGCTTGCAAGGCGCTCCGTCGCTGTGACGGTTGCGGGGCGGCCACCAACCAGGCCGGGACGTGTCAGCGGTGCGGGCGGGATCTCGGGCCGTGTTCGACGTGTGGGCGGAGACGTTTTGAACCGCTCGGAGCCGGAATCGGGCGTATCGTCGACGAAGTTGGCCGCTTCGCTCAATCAGTTGGTGCGGCGGGCAGCGGGAATACGATAACGGTCGGGACCGAACGGGACCTTGTTGGGATCTCTGAGGTAGGTCTCGGGGTGGTGGTCGATGCCGATGGCATGATTTTCGGGACCAACTACCGAGCCCAGGAAGATGCACTCCGGTTGTTCGCCCGGTTGGGCAGCAACGTGAGCCGTGAAAACGGTAGTCGCCTTGTGTTACAGACATCCCAACCGTCACATCCGATTTTCGGTGCCCTGCGGCGGGCGGACCCGCTGCCGTTTTTGGAACAAGAACTGGTCGGGCGATCGCAACTGGGCTACCCGCCATACGGAGAACTCATCGTCATTGAGGTTGGTGGCCCGCCGTCCTGGGCGGCTGAGCGGATTCGGTCAGAGATCCCTGCCATGGTGCTCGGTCCTGCCGATGCCGGAAGTCGAACCAGATGGTTGATACAGGGTGATGACTTGAGCAAGGCGCGCCAGGTTCTGCGGGGCATCGTCGGGGAGATGCGAGATGCCGGGGCAAATGTGCGTGTAGATGTCGATCCGATCGACCTATGACGGCGACTATCCTCCCTGTCGCTGTGGCAATTTATCCAATTCGAACTTTCGGTGATCCAGTCTTGAGGCTGTCGTGCGCGCCCGTCACGGAGATTGACGGGCAACTCGCCACGCTGGTGGCGGACATGACCGAGACCATGTACGACGCGCCCGGGGTGGGCCTGGCCGCTCCCCAGATTGGCGTGGCTCGCCGGGTGGTGGTGTTCGACGCCGGCTTCGGGCCGAAAGAGTTGATCAACCCGGTGTTTGTCGATGTCTCCGAAACCGGAGAGCAGCCCCCGATGGACGAGTACGAACCTGACGAGTTGTGGCTCTTTGACGAGGGGTGCTTGTCGGTCCCCGGGTACTTCTGGCCCATCGAACGCCCGGCCTTTGCCTGGGCCAGGGGTCTGGATCTTGACGGGAACGAGGTCGAATACGCCGGAGATGACCTGCTTGGTCGGGTACTCCAACACGAAGTCGACCATCTCAATGGAGTCCTTCTGCTCGAGCGTCTCGATCGGGCCACCAGAAAGCAAGCCCTTCGCGATCTCCGCAACGACGCCCTTGAACTCGGATAGGTCGGATGCGAACGGTCTTCTTTGGAACGCCAGATGCGGCGATTCCCTCGCTGCACGCCCTGGCTGAGACCTCACAGGTACTCGGGGTGATAACCCGCCCCGACGCCGCCAGAGGAAGGTCCAAGAAGCTCATCCCATCGTCAGTTGCTACGGCGGCCGGCGAACTGGCGATCCCGGTTTTCAAGCCGGCGCGGCGAACCGAGATCTATGACATCCTCACGGGCCTCGGGTCGCTTGATGTAGGAGTCGTCGTTGCCTACGGCATGATTCTTCCTGAGGAAGTACTCGTTTATCCGGCTGCTGGATTGGTGAATGTTCACTTCTCGTTGCTTCCGCAATGGCGCGGGGCTGCCCCGGTTGAGCGAGCCATCCTGGCTGGTGATACCAACACCGGAGTGTCGATCATGGCGATGGACCCCGGCCTCGATACCGGTGCCATTATTGCGTCCGAGGTCGCCCTAATCACCGACACGGAGTCTGCCGGCGAGCTCACCGCCCGATTGGCCGAGGTCGGGGCTCGTCTTGTCAGCAAGACCTTGCTT is from Acidimicrobiia bacterium and encodes:
- the def gene encoding peptide deformylase, with product MAIYPIRTFGDPVLRLSCAPVTEIDGQLATLVADMTETMYDAPGVGLAAPQIGVARRVVVFDAGFGPKELINPVFVDVSETGEQPPMDEYEPDELWLFDEGCLSVPGYFWPIERPAFAWARGLDLDGNEVEYAGDDLLGRVLQHEVDHLNGVLLLERLDRATRKQALRDLRNDALELG
- a CDS encoding methionyl-tRNA formyltransferase — translated: MRTVFFGTPDAAIPSLHALAETSQVLGVITRPDAARGRSKKLIPSSVATAAGELAIPVFKPARRTEIYDILTGLGSLDVGVVVAYGMILPEEVLVYPAAGLVNVHFSLLPQWRGAAPVERAILAGDTNTGVSIMAMDPGLDTGAIIASEVALITDTESAGELTARLAEVGARLVSKTLLAWTDGRIQAVPQDDSRASYASKLTTAESRLSFTEPSAAFVRKVRAFQPRPGAHAYLGDDRFKVIDAKLADGPPLSPGHLFFHDGQLWVGAADGAVLLLSVQPAGKPAMDAAAWARGHQADIGRLT